A genomic region of Manihot esculenta cultivar AM560-2 chromosome 15, M.esculenta_v8, whole genome shotgun sequence contains the following coding sequences:
- the LOC110602680 gene encoding uncharacterized protein LOC110602680 isoform X1: MQPPYSIKEITAYELIRAFGGMDWGFVHKTWEKWALLNIGSTDKPLKAALLINYEPSGPSRLLSTIAEQEGIKVNPIELSQFIDFIKHNKLQTESFIIGPNQYMVTSIHENWFSARCLNTSKPAGEGAIVMQTAAFLLLALYDGSIGVASCAVMAVDQFAWQLGRRNL; encoded by the exons ATGCAACCCCCATATAGCATTAAGGAGATAACTGCATATGA GTTGATTAGAGCATTTGGTGGAATGGATTGGGGTTTTGTACACAAAACTTGGGAGAAGTGGGCTTTGCTTAATATTGGCTCCACTG ATAAACCATTGAAGGCAGCCCTGCTTATTAACTATGAACCCTCTGGACCATCACGGTTGTTGTCTACCAT TGCAGAACAAGAAGGGATAAAAGTCAATCCAATTGAACTAAGTCAATTCATTGATTTCATCAAGCACAACAAACTCCAAACTGAGAGCTTTATTATTGGGCCAAATCAAT ACATGGTTACTTCAATTCATGAGAATTGGTTCTCTGCAAGGTGTTTAAATACATCAAAACCTGCCGGTGAAGGTGCCATCGTCATGCAGACAGCGGCATTTCTCTTGCTTGCACT GTATGATGGGTCAATTGGGGTAGCGTCTTGTGCTGTAATGGCTGTTGATCAGTTTGCATGGCAGCTTGGGCGAAGAAACCTTTAG
- the LOC110602680 gene encoding uncharacterized protein LOC110602680 isoform X3, which yields MNPLDHHGCCLPSFLRWTVLSNFCSEVMENYDLGAFSAEQEGIKVNPIELSQFIDFIKHNKLQTESFIIGPNQYMVTSIHENWFSARCLNTSKPAGEGAIVMQTAAFLLLALYDGSIGVASCAVMAVDQFAWQLGRRNL from the exons ATGAACCCTCTGGACCATCACGGTTGTTGTCTACCAT CTTTTCTTAGATGGACAGTGTTAAGCAACTTCTGTTCAGAAGTGATGGAAAATTATGATCTGGGTGCTTTTAGTGCAGAACAAGAAGGGATAAAAGTCAATCCAATTGAACTAAGTCAATTCATTGATTTCATCAAGCACAACAAACTCCAAACTGAGAGCTTTATTATTGGGCCAAATCAAT ACATGGTTACTTCAATTCATGAGAATTGGTTCTCTGCAAGGTGTTTAAATACATCAAAACCTGCCGGTGAAGGTGCCATCGTCATGCAGACAGCGGCATTTCTCTTGCTTGCACT GTATGATGGGTCAATTGGGGTAGCGTCTTGTGCTGTAATGGCTGTTGATCAGTTTGCATGGCAGCTTGGGCGAAGAAACCTTTAG
- the LOC110602680 gene encoding uncharacterized protein LOC110602680 isoform X2 gives MDWGFVHKTWEKWALLNIGSTDKPLKAALLINYEPSGPSRLLSTIAEQEGIKVNPIELSQFIDFIKHNKLQTESFIIGPNQYMVTSIHENWFSARCLNTSKPAGEGAIVMQTAAFLLLALYDGSIGVASCAVMAVDQFAWQLGRRNL, from the exons ATGGATTGGGGTTTTGTACACAAAACTTGGGAGAAGTGGGCTTTGCTTAATATTGGCTCCACTG ATAAACCATTGAAGGCAGCCCTGCTTATTAACTATGAACCCTCTGGACCATCACGGTTGTTGTCTACCAT TGCAGAACAAGAAGGGATAAAAGTCAATCCAATTGAACTAAGTCAATTCATTGATTTCATCAAGCACAACAAACTCCAAACTGAGAGCTTTATTATTGGGCCAAATCAAT ACATGGTTACTTCAATTCATGAGAATTGGTTCTCTGCAAGGTGTTTAAATACATCAAAACCTGCCGGTGAAGGTGCCATCGTCATGCAGACAGCGGCATTTCTCTTGCTTGCACT GTATGATGGGTCAATTGGGGTAGCGTCTTGTGCTGTAATGGCTGTTGATCAGTTTGCATGGCAGCTTGGGCGAAGAAACCTTTAG